A genomic window from Flavobacterium hankyongi includes:
- a CDS encoding endonuclease/exonuclease/phosphatase family protein, giving the protein MKIRTFICLFIMVIGYSASAQKAKQYDVRTVAFYNFENLFDTINGPNNDEEWLPDGAQNWTGKKYKKKLDNLSRVLSEIGTSDQQKASPVLIGGCEIENRGVLEDLVKHPNLIDKGYGIVHFDSPDKRGIDVALLYQKKHFQPTSYVNIPLYIYNKKSSSKEKKDEEEKTDDAVQVDNSTNRVFTRDQLLVTGLLDGEEINIIVNHWPSRSGGEKKSSPFREAAGRLNRQIIDSIIKIKPNAKFITMGDLNDGSYNKSVKVELGAKLKKTELEVPRDIYNPFEQMFKEGNATLFHRDAGDIFDQIMVSEQFVKANYTSWTYWKAGIYNKSYLIQKEGQYKGYPLRHTANEVGFSDHFPVYIYLIKEFK; this is encoded by the coding sequence ATGAAAATTAGAACTTTTATTTGCCTGTTTATCATGGTGATAGGTTATTCCGCTTCAGCACAAAAAGCTAAACAATATGATGTGCGAACAGTGGCTTTTTACAACTTTGAGAATTTATTTGACACCATAAATGGACCAAATAATGATGAAGAATGGTTGCCTGATGGAGCGCAAAATTGGACAGGAAAAAAATATAAGAAAAAACTCGATAATTTAAGTCGTGTTTTGTCAGAAATTGGTACTAGTGATCAACAAAAAGCTTCTCCAGTATTAATAGGCGGATGTGAAATTGAGAATAGAGGAGTTTTAGAAGATTTGGTTAAGCACCCCAATTTAATTGATAAAGGTTATGGGATTGTACATTTTGACTCTCCAGATAAGCGTGGTATAGATGTTGCTTTATTATATCAAAAGAAACATTTTCAGCCTACAAGTTATGTAAATATACCTTTGTACATATACAATAAAAAGTCTTCATCTAAAGAGAAAAAAGATGAAGAAGAAAAAACAGATGATGCAGTTCAAGTTGATAATTCCACAAATAGAGTATTTACAAGAGATCAATTATTAGTAACTGGATTATTAGATGGAGAAGAGATAAATATTATTGTGAATCACTGGCCATCTCGTTCTGGAGGTGAGAAAAAAAGTAGTCCTTTCCGTGAGGCAGCTGGAAGATTAAATAGACAAATTATTGACTCTATCATTAAAATTAAACCTAATGCTAAATTTATTACAATGGGAGATTTAAATGATGGATCATATAATAAAAGTGTAAAAGTTGAACTAGGTGCAAAACTTAAAAAAACCGAGTTAGAAGTGCCTAGAGATATTTATAACCCATTTGAACAAATGTTTAAAGAAGGTAACGCAACACTTTTCCATAGAGATGCAGGTGATATTTTTGACCAAATCATGGTTTCTGAACAATTTGTCAAAGCTAACTATACTTCATGGACATATTGGAAAGCGGGAATTTATAATAAATCCTACTTGATTCAAAAGGAAGGTCAATATAAAGGTTATCCCCTTCGACACACAGCGAATGAAGTTGGATTTAGTGATCACTTCCCAGTTTACATTTACTTGATAAAAGAATTTAAATAA
- a CDS encoding TonB-dependent receptor — translation MKKLVLSTIFVLHAFFVFAQQPTGISGKVIDAKTQNPLRNVVASIQNTNLTQLTDADGKFIFKDVAVGSQLLKIKSDGYKEQLLPIEVVKNQILDLGIVVLEDDSQTTEQQISLVTITENDLGDDNSGSESTSGLLQASRDAFQQAAAFNWGQARFRVRGLDNQYASTMINGVPMNKIYDGRPQWGNWGGLNDATRNQEFTMGSAPSDYTFGGILGTQEINTRASIYRPGSRISFSGTNTNYNWRMMGTHASGVNKDGWAFVVSASRRWAQEGYFEGTTYSANSFFASVEKKLGDRHALNFTSIYGLNSRGKNSPNSDEVNRIAGIEYNSYWGLQNGEKRNSRVKRLEEPILMLSHYWKITDKTNLNTNLMHQTGSIGNSRIDYQGARNPDPTYYQNLPSYYTSRYSLSDYSDWQGDDPANIALANNARFYTQRQLNWDAMYAANTNPDGVEKNSSYILYEDRTDDKLWVANTILNSQVADNISLNAGATFRKLKSHNFQNLLDLLGGDYFKDYDNFQSGSEQQSDLNNPNRKVVVGDTFGYNYNLLANTFNAFTQFKFNYNIIDFYLAQTYSRNEYRREGLYRNGLYPTNSFGQSDKQIFENFGFKGGLVYKITGKHMLSLNGVYMTQAPNLRDVFPNARLNDNVLEGVKNEKITSFDASYIIRTPKFKSRLTGYYSKTQNASETSFFFGEGIFGDDGGDGGDAFVAESVTDIEKLNIGGELGIEYQLTSTIKLTANAAYGEYTYNNDPHVTLNNDNLASPTNTNPTIDFGRAHLKGYRLAGGPQTAASFGIEYRDPKFWWIGANGNYLANNYLDISSLLRTDNFFKNPMDPNGDPFPEATQERAAELLKQEKFADFYLVNLTGGKSWRISGNTFGFFASVNNVFDTKYKTGGFEQARNANFRELNQDVSSGTPAFAPKYFYGYGRTYFVNVYINF, via the coding sequence ATGAAAAAACTTGTCTTAAGTACAATTTTTGTATTGCATGCTTTTTTTGTTTTTGCACAGCAACCTACTGGAATTTCTGGAAAGGTAATTGATGCTAAAACACAAAATCCATTACGTAACGTGGTAGCATCAATTCAAAACACAAATTTAACTCAGTTAACAGATGCTGACGGTAAATTTATTTTTAAAGATGTTGCTGTAGGTAGCCAATTGCTAAAAATTAAAAGTGATGGTTATAAAGAGCAATTATTACCAATTGAAGTTGTTAAAAATCAAATTCTTGATTTAGGAATTGTTGTTTTAGAAGATGACTCTCAAACAACTGAACAACAAATTAGTTTGGTTACTATTACTGAAAATGATTTAGGTGATGACAACAGTGGATCAGAAAGTACTTCTGGTTTACTACAAGCTTCACGTGATGCTTTTCAACAAGCAGCAGCTTTTAACTGGGGTCAAGCTAGATTTAGAGTTAGAGGTCTTGACAATCAGTATGCTAGCACTATGATTAATGGTGTTCCAATGAATAAAATTTATGATGGAAGACCTCAATGGGGTAACTGGGGTGGCTTAAATGATGCTACTAGAAATCAAGAATTCACTATGGGTTCTGCTCCATCAGATTACACTTTTGGTGGTATTTTAGGAACTCAAGAAATAAATACACGTGCTTCAATTTACAGACCAGGTTCAAGAATTTCATTTTCTGGAACAAACACAAACTACAACTGGAGAATGATGGGAACACATGCTTCAGGTGTTAACAAAGATGGATGGGCTTTTGTTGTTTCAGCAAGTAGAAGATGGGCTCAAGAAGGTTATTTTGAAGGAACAACATACAGTGCGAACTCATTTTTTGCAAGTGTTGAAAAGAAACTTGGGGATAGACATGCATTAAACTTCACTTCAATTTATGGGTTAAATAGCAGAGGAAAAAACTCTCCTAATTCAGATGAAGTAAATAGAATTGCTGGAATTGAATACAACTCATATTGGGGTTTACAAAATGGAGAAAAAAGAAATTCTCGTGTTAAAAGATTAGAAGAACCTATTTTAATGTTAAGTCACTATTGGAAAATTACTGACAAAACAAACTTAAACACTAATTTGATGCACCAAACTGGTAGTATTGGAAATAGCCGTATAGACTACCAAGGAGCTAGAAATCCTGACCCTACTTATTATCAAAACTTACCAAGTTATTACACTTCAAGATATAGCTTATCTGATTACTCTGATTGGCAAGGTGATGATCCTGCAAACATAGCTTTAGCAAACAATGCAAGATTCTATACTCAAAGACAGTTGAACTGGGATGCAATGTATGCAGCCAACACTAATCCTGATGGTGTTGAAAAAAATAGTTCATATATTTTATATGAAGACAGAACAGATGATAAACTTTGGGTAGCAAATACAATCTTAAACTCACAAGTTGCAGATAATATTTCTTTAAATGCTGGTGCAACTTTTAGAAAATTAAAATCACATAATTTCCAAAACTTATTAGATTTATTAGGTGGTGATTATTTTAAAGATTATGATAATTTCCAAAGTGGTTCAGAACAACAATCTGACTTAAACAACCCTAATAGAAAAGTAGTTGTTGGAGATACTTTTGGTTATAACTATAATTTATTGGCAAACACATTTAATGCGTTTACTCAATTCAAATTTAACTACAATATCATTGATTTTTACTTAGCACAAACGTATAGCCGTAATGAATACAGAAGAGAAGGTTTATACAGAAATGGATTGTACCCAACAAATTCATTTGGTCAAAGTGATAAACAAATTTTTGAAAACTTTGGCTTCAAAGGAGGTTTAGTTTATAAAATTACTGGAAAACATATGTTAAGCTTAAATGGAGTTTACATGACTCAAGCTCCAAATTTAAGAGATGTATTTCCTAATGCAAGATTAAATGATAATGTTCTTGAAGGTGTTAAAAACGAAAAAATAACAAGTTTTGACGCTAGTTACATCATCAGAACTCCTAAATTCAAGTCAAGATTAACAGGATACTATTCAAAAACCCAAAACGCATCAGAAACTTCATTCTTCTTTGGGGAAGGTATTTTTGGCGATGATGGTGGTGATGGTGGTGATGCATTCGTTGCAGAATCAGTTACTGATATTGAAAAATTAAACATTGGTGGTGAGTTAGGAATTGAATACCAACTTACATCTACTATTAAGCTAACAGCAAACGCTGCTTATGGAGAATACACTTATAACAATGATCCTCATGTAACTCTTAATAACGATAATTTAGCTTCTCCTACAAACACTAATCCAACTATTGATTTTGGTAGAGCTCATTTAAAAGGATACAGATTAGCTGGTGGACCGCAAACTGCTGCTTCATTTGGTATTGAATATAGAGATCCTAAATTCTGGTGGATAGGAGCTAACGGAAACTATTTAGCAAATAACTATTTAGATATTTCTTCTTTATTAAGAACTGATAATTTCTTTAAAAACCCAATGGATCCAAATGGAGATCCTTTTCCTGAAGCAACTCAAGAAAGAGCGGCAGAATTATTAAAACAAGAGAAATTTGCTGACTTTTATTTAGTAAATTTAACAGGAGGTAAATCTTGGAGAATTTCAGGAAACACTTTTGGATTCTTCGCTTCAGTTAATAACGTATTTGACACTAAATACAAAACAGGAGGTTTTGAACAAGCAAGAAATGCAAACTTTAGAGAGTTAAATCAAGATGTATCAAGTGGCACACCTGCATTCGCTCCTAAATATTTTTACGGTTACGGAAGAACATACTTCGTTAACGTTTATATTAATTTCTAA
- a CDS encoding choice-of-anchor J domain-containing protein has product MKINKTTLFVALVASTLGLSSCSPEDDITTPNLKPLILNEDFSRGGVDNEILITPGWTNYAETGTAKWKAQEYSGNLYAEFSSFQSNEPVNVAWLISPAIDLDKQEGEKLSFESSQSYVTSASNSLEALISTDFDGTNVTTATWTTLQATLPTTSSTYFQFIKSGIIDLSSYSGKAYIAFKVKGSGTNTSLDGSYQIDNVKVYN; this is encoded by the coding sequence ATGAAAATAAATAAAACAACTCTTTTTGTAGCATTAGTAGCTTCAACATTAGGACTTAGCAGTTGTTCTCCTGAGGACGATATTACAACCCCTAATCTTAAGCCACTAATCCTTAACGAAGATTTTTCTAGAGGAGGAGTAGATAATGAAATCCTTATCACTCCAGGATGGACAAATTATGCAGAAACTGGAACTGCAAAATGGAAGGCTCAAGAATACAGTGGAAACCTTTATGCTGAATTTTCATCTTTCCAATCCAATGAACCAGTAAATGTTGCGTGGTTGATTTCTCCAGCTATAGATTTAGACAAACAAGAAGGTGAAAAACTTTCTTTCGAGTCTTCCCAATCATATGTTACTAGTGCTTCTAACTCATTAGAAGCATTAATTTCTACAGATTTCGACGGTACAAATGTAACAACAGCCACTTGGACGACTTTACAAGCTACATTACCTACAACATCTAGTACATATTTTCAATTTATAAAATCTGGTATAATAGATTTGTCTAGCTATAGTGGCAAAGCATATATTGCTTTCAAAGTAAAAGGTTCTGGAACTAATACATCTCTGGATGGTTCATACCAAATCGATAATGTTAAAGTTTATAATTAA
- a CDS encoding DUF5689 domain-containing protein gives MKNIFIKPILLVVFAAGIITSCVKEDFDEPTNPLKTYEMTPTKTVEDINAAATTTPTEYTGNDIIEAYVTSSDKNGNFYKTVSFQTIPTTGNPVGFSIPIDDVSLFIEGFNPGRKVYIKLEGLYIAKVFGSMQIGYPFEGSIGRIPVNKWRDHLFPSATVVSEDSMTRTLTLDAAYTDANQNTLIDLEPVQFNDGSINRTYYDVDSGGGATNHLLVATNGGTGISRIIRFSSFAPFTGNTVPFGSGKIRGVLSKYNSDFQFMVRYETDIRLTQERVIPHGTLPFNETFTTDWNNWSKVSVLGAQNWTLNASNGNPGRCADMNGFSGGAKENDDWLISPILDFSSLTTATLNFDSARPFSGNALEVYVSTNYLAGLPSTATWTKITANVATGTAWLNSGNISLNSYAGKNNVRIAFRYTSTNTAAAQWRVDNVKVN, from the coding sequence ATGAAGAATATATTTATTAAACCAATACTTTTGGTAGTTTTTGCAGCTGGAATTATAACAAGCTGTGTAAAAGAAGATTTTGATGAGCCAACTAACCCATTAAAAACTTATGAAATGACTCCTACTAAAACTGTAGAAGACATAAACGCAGCAGCTACAACTACACCTACAGAGTATACAGGAAACGACATCATTGAAGCATATGTAACTTCTAGTGATAAAAACGGTAATTTTTACAAGACGGTATCTTTTCAAACAATACCTACAACAGGTAATCCAGTTGGATTTAGCATACCTATTGACGATGTAAGTTTATTCATAGAAGGATTTAATCCTGGAAGAAAAGTATACATTAAATTAGAAGGATTATATATTGCCAAAGTATTTGGTTCTATGCAAATTGGATATCCATTTGAAGGTTCTATTGGTAGAATACCAGTTAATAAATGGAGAGATCATTTATTCCCTTCTGCTACAGTTGTAAGTGAAGATAGCATGACAAGAACCTTAACTTTAGACGCCGCTTATACAGATGCTAATCAAAATACATTAATAGATTTAGAACCAGTACAATTTAATGATGGCTCTATAAACAGAACGTATTATGATGTTGATTCAGGAGGCGGTGCAACAAATCATTTATTAGTAGCTACAAATGGAGGCACAGGAATTTCAAGAATAATCCGTTTCAGTAGTTTTGCACCATTTACAGGTAACACTGTTCCGTTTGGAAGTGGAAAAATAAGAGGAGTATTATCAAAATATAATTCAGACTTCCAATTTATGGTTCGTTATGAAACAGATATAAGGTTAACACAAGAAAGAGTTATACCTCATGGAACACTCCCTTTTAATGAAACATTCACTACAGATTGGAATAATTGGTCAAAAGTTAGTGTTCTAGGAGCTCAAAACTGGACTCTTAATGCCTCTAACGGAAACCCAGGAAGATGTGCTGACATGAATGGATTTTCAGGTGGTGCAAAAGAAAATGATGATTGGTTAATTTCTCCAATTTTAGATTTCAGTAGTCTTACTACTGCAACATTAAACTTTGATTCAGCAAGACCATTTTCAGGAAATGCATTAGAGGTTTATGTTTCTACTAATTATTTAGCTGGTTTACCTTCAACCGCTACATGGACTAAAATAACTGCTAATGTTGCAACAGGTACTGCTTGGTTAAATTCTGGCAATATATCTTTAAATTCATATGCTGGCAAAAACAATGTAAGAATTGCTTTTAGATATACTTCTACTAATACAGCAGCTGCACAATGGCGTGTTGATAATGTTAAAGTAAACTAA
- a CDS encoding 3-hydroxyanthranilate 3,4-dioxygenase, producing the protein MSVKKPFNLNKWIEENRHLLKPPVANKNLYVESDDYIVMVVGGPNARKDYHYNETEELFYQLEGEIIVNIQENGEKKSMKLSAGDMYLHPAKVPHSPNRTEGSIGLVIERKRTEGKDGLLWFCDNCNHKLHEVYFGLNDIEKDFLQHFKDFYTSEEKRTCTKCGTLMETDSRFIK; encoded by the coding sequence ATGTCAGTAAAAAAACCATTCAACCTTAATAAATGGATTGAAGAGAATAGGCACCTTCTTAAACCGCCAGTTGCAAACAAGAATTTATATGTAGAATCGGACGATTATATTGTGATGGTTGTTGGCGGACCGAATGCCCGCAAAGATTATCATTATAACGAGACCGAAGAATTGTTTTACCAACTTGAAGGTGAAATCATTGTCAACATTCAGGAAAATGGAGAAAAAAAATCAATGAAACTTTCGGCTGGCGATATGTATCTTCATCCTGCAAAAGTCCCACATTCACCAAATCGTACCGAAGGTTCCATAGGTTTGGTTATAGAGCGTAAAAGAACCGAAGGGAAAGATGGTCTGCTTTGGTTTTGTGATAATTGCAATCATAAATTACATGAAGTCTATTTTGGTTTAAACGATATCGAAAAAGATTTTCTACAACACTTCAAGGATTTTTATACATCCGAAGAAAAAAGAACTTGCACTAAATGTGGTACATTAATGGAAACCGATTCTAGATTTATTAAGTAG
- a CDS encoding aldehyde dehydrogenase family protein, translating to MSTIAQQFGMTEALKALGIKEINDGTSTGSNSFSSGEIIESYSPVDGQLIGKVKTTTRADYEKVIKSAEEAFKVFRAMPAPQRGEIVRQFGNKLRELKEPLGKLVSYEMGKSLQEGYGEVQEMIDICDFAVGLSRQLNGQVIPSERPGHVMREQWHPIGIVGIISAFNFPVAVWSWNTALAWICGDVCVWKGSEKAPICTIACQNIIAEVLKANNLPEGISCIVNGDYKVGEMITTDTRIPLVSATGSTRMGRIVGAKVAERFGKSLLELGGNNAIIITPTADLKVVVPGAVFGAVGTAGQRCTSTRRLIIHESVYDTVRDAIVGAYGQIKIGNPLDEKNHVGPLIDTDAVNTYLAAIEKAKAEGGKVLVEGGVLTGEGYESGCYVKPAIIEAENHFEIVQHETFAPILYLMKYSGEVENAIELQNGVAQGLSSSIMTNSMKEAEKFLSFAGSDCGIANVNIGTSGAEIGGAFGGEKETGGGRESGSDAWKVYMRRQTNTVNYSDQLPLAQGIKFDL from the coding sequence ATGTCAACAATAGCTCAACAATTCGGAATGACCGAAGCATTAAAAGCATTAGGAATTAAAGAAATTAACGACGGAACTTCAACAGGTTCAAATAGTTTTTCTTCGGGAGAAATTATTGAAAGTTATTCACCAGTTGATGGTCAATTAATTGGAAAAGTAAAAACAACTACGCGTGCAGACTACGAAAAAGTAATAAAAAGTGCTGAAGAAGCTTTCAAAGTTTTCAGAGCAATGCCAGCACCACAACGTGGAGAAATTGTACGTCAGTTTGGAAATAAATTAAGAGAATTAAAAGAACCTCTTGGGAAATTAGTTTCTTACGAAATGGGGAAATCTTTACAAGAAGGTTACGGTGAAGTTCAAGAAATGATAGACATCTGTGATTTCGCAGTTGGTTTATCGCGTCAATTAAACGGACAAGTTATTCCATCTGAGCGTCCAGGTCACGTTATGCGTGAGCAATGGCACCCAATCGGAATTGTTGGAATCATTTCTGCTTTCAACTTCCCAGTAGCGGTTTGGTCTTGGAATACAGCTTTAGCATGGATTTGTGGTGACGTTTGTGTATGGAAAGGTTCTGAAAAAGCACCAATTTGTACTATCGCTTGTCAAAACATTATTGCTGAAGTATTAAAAGCAAATAATTTACCAGAAGGAATTTCTTGTATTGTAAACGGAGATTATAAAGTAGGTGAAATGATTACTACAGATACTAGAATTCCATTAGTTTCTGCTACAGGTTCTACAAGAATGGGAAGAATCGTGGGTGCTAAAGTAGCAGAGCGTTTCGGAAAATCTTTATTAGAGTTAGGTGGAAACAATGCAATCATTATCACACCAACTGCCGATTTAAAAGTTGTGGTTCCGGGAGCAGTTTTCGGAGCGGTTGGTACAGCTGGACAAAGATGTACATCTACTCGTAGATTAATTATCCACGAATCAGTATATGATACTGTTCGTGACGCTATTGTTGGTGCGTATGGACAAATCAAAATTGGTAATCCATTAGATGAAAAAAACCATGTTGGTCCACTTATCGATACAGATGCAGTAAATACTTACTTAGCGGCAATTGAAAAAGCAAAAGCTGAAGGAGGAAAAGTATTAGTTGAAGGAGGTGTTTTAACTGGCGAAGGATACGAATCAGGATGTTATGTAAAACCAGCTATCATTGAAGCAGAAAATCATTTTGAAATTGTACAACACGAAACATTTGCGCCAATTTTATATTTAATGAAATATAGTGGTGAAGTTGAAAATGCTATTGAATTACAAAATGGTGTTGCTCAAGGTTTATCATCATCAATAATGACAAACAGCATGAAAGAGGCAGAAAAATTCTTGTCATTCGCAGGTTCTGACTGTGGTATCGCTAACGTAAACATCGGAACTTCTGGTGCAGAAATTGGTGGTGCTTTTGGTGGTGAAAAAGAAACTGGTGGAGGACGTGAGTCGGGATCAGATGCTTGGAAAGTATACATGAGAAGACAAACAAATACAGTGAACTATTCAGATCAATTGCCTTTAGCACAGGGAATTAAATTTGATTTGTAA